In one window of Chryseobacterium sp. JV274 DNA:
- a CDS encoding L-threonylcarbamoyladenylate synthase, whose translation MAKILKIYPDNPQENLVNEVIKTLKNGGLIIYPSDTIYALGCNIFDIKAMEKLAQLKKLKLEKSKFSIICNDLSHLSDFTRPIDTSVFRFLKSHLPGPFTFILEANKSLPLAYKGHKTIGIRVPDHPIPQLIVEKLGHPIASTSIKDDDEIIEYSTDPELIAEKYDHLVDIVIDSGYGDNVASTIVDLTSGEPEIIRQGKGII comes from the coding sequence ATGGCAAAAATATTAAAAATTTACCCAGACAACCCACAGGAAAATCTTGTGAATGAGGTTATTAAAACTTTAAAAAATGGCGGGCTGATTATCTATCCTTCTGATACGATATATGCTTTAGGCTGTAATATTTTTGATATAAAAGCCATGGAAAAACTGGCTCAGCTTAAAAAATTGAAGCTTGAGAAGTCGAAATTCTCGATTATCTGTAATGATCTAAGCCATCTTTCTGATTTTACAAGACCTATTGACACCTCGGTTTTCAGATTTCTGAAAAGTCATCTTCCCGGGCCGTTTACTTTTATCCTTGAAGCAAACAAAAGTTTACCTTTGGCGTATAAAGGTCATAAAACAATTGGTATCCGTGTTCCGGATCACCCGATTCCGCAACTGATTGTTGAAAAACTGGGACACCCTATTGCTTCCACTTCCATTAAAGATGATGATGAAATCATTGAATATTCTACCGATCCTGAGCTGATTGCTGAGAAATATGATCATTTGGTAGATATCGTTATTGATTCAGGATATGGAGATAATGTGGCATCCACTATTGTAGACCTTACTTCCGGAGAACCGGAGATTATCCGTCAGGGAAAAGGAATTATTTAA
- a CDS encoding CPBP family intramembrane glutamic endopeptidase, translating into MGFNGKYSIGILLTFVLLVTAMLYSFPVITLMTGIKGITSDSFFLSRIVIWIVLIIVFLYNIVIEKGSFLLKKETPYSILFYIKAVLSLYFICIIGGAFLNAIILFFIPEKISDKLLNLVPVFKNNYFLIIFMCLTAAIVEEFLMRGYIQPRIEKIYNNPTAGVFISAVLFGILHSTYGTIGQVLGPFFIGIVFALFYKRYSNIKILIICHFMIDFISLMTLNFINIKHLSVF; encoded by the coding sequence ATGGGGTTTAATGGGAAATATTCTATAGGAATTTTACTCACTTTTGTGCTTTTGGTTACGGCAATGCTTTATTCTTTCCCGGTTATCACTCTGATGACAGGAATAAAAGGAATTACTTCAGACAGCTTTTTTCTCAGCAGGATTGTGATCTGGATCGTTTTGATCATTGTATTTCTGTACAATATAGTTATTGAAAAAGGTTCATTTTTATTAAAAAAAGAAACTCCTTATTCTATCCTATTTTATATTAAAGCAGTTCTGAGCCTGTACTTCATCTGCATCATTGGCGGAGCATTTCTGAATGCAATAATCCTGTTTTTTATCCCCGAAAAAATAAGTGATAAGCTTCTTAACCTTGTACCCGTTTTTAAGAACAATTATTTTTTAATTATTTTCATGTGCCTTACGGCTGCTATTGTAGAAGAATTCCTGATGCGGGGTTATATACAGCCCAGAATTGAAAAAATCTATAATAATCCAACTGCTGGAGTTTTTATTTCAGCTGTTTTATTTGGAATCCTGCACAGCACTTACGGTACCATAGGTCAGGTTCTCGGACCTTTCTTTATTGGAATTGTTTTTGCCCTGTTTTATAAACGCTATTCAAATATTAAAATTCTGATCATCTGTCATTTTATGATTGACTTTATCTCTCTGATGACCCTGAATTTTATTAATATTAAACATTTATCTGTATTTTAA
- the yaaA gene encoding peroxide stress protein YaaA, translating into MKIITSPAKLMNVENSTDLLKSSTPRFIEDAAFIQSYLKEKSPKYLSELMEISPKLADENWERNQKWKSKPTAKESAPAMFAFTGEVYRGLDAKTLDKNAVDYLQKNYRMLSGLYGLLKPSDKVMLYRLEMGRPFEFDQYKNLYGFWREKITEQLNSEMKKGEILLHLASNEYGKVIDRKKLNHKVIDFDFYELKDGKLKTIVVYTKHARGLVVRFCAETNAKTLEDVKAFNYEGYRIDEEKSTDTKLVFTR; encoded by the coding sequence ATGAAAATTATAACATCTCCTGCAAAATTAATGAACGTAGAAAACTCAACGGATCTGTTGAAATCTTCTACTCCCAGATTCATTGAAGATGCAGCATTTATACAGTCTTATTTAAAAGAAAAATCTCCGAAATATCTTTCCGAACTGATGGAAATATCACCCAAACTGGCTGATGAAAACTGGGAAAGAAATCAAAAATGGAAATCCAAACCTACTGCAAAAGAATCTGCTCCTGCCATGTTTGCTTTTACAGGAGAAGTTTATAGGGGGCTGGATGCCAAGACCCTGGATAAAAATGCGGTAGACTACCTGCAGAAAAACTACAGAATGCTTTCCGGGCTTTATGGTCTGCTGAAGCCCTCTGATAAAGTAATGCTTTACAGGCTGGAAATGGGCCGTCCTTTTGAGTTTGATCAATACAAAAACCTGTATGGATTCTGGAGAGAAAAGATTACAGAACAGCTGAATTCTGAAATGAAGAAAGGTGAAATACTTCTTCATCTTGCCAGTAATGAATATGGGAAAGTAATCGACAGAAAAAAACTGAACCATAAAGTAATCGATTTTGATTTTTATGAATTAAAAGATGGAAAACTCAAAACCATCGTTGTATATACCAAGCATGCAAGAGGTCTTGTAGTAAGATTTTGTGCTGAAACTAACGCCAAAACATTGGAAGATGTAAAAGCGTTCAACTATGAAGGGTACAGAATTGATGAAGAGAAGTCTACAGATACTAAACTGGTTTTTACAAGGTAA
- the prmC gene encoding peptide chain release factor N(5)-glutamine methyltransferase, with protein MTISTFKKYFKAELSGLYTESESVFLSSLFIHQIIGFDHFQQRRFSEQELLTDDEKKLCHLVSELKTGRPYQQILGETEFYGMKFFVDENVLIPRPETEELLEIAIREIQRSKFNIQGLKILDIGTGSGVIPLVLKKHFPEAIVSSIDFSEKALKTAQRNADYHHLEIQFIHADYLHFKPVESFDIIISNPPYIGIEEEIEIADSVKEFEPKMALFSPTSDALIFYKKIAEDAKKHLNEDGLLFLEINQKLGPETLELYQYFSNAQLLKDLSENDRFIYGRK; from the coding sequence ATGACAATTTCAACATTTAAAAAATATTTCAAAGCAGAACTTTCCGGTCTTTATACTGAATCGGAAAGTGTTTTTTTATCTTCCCTATTCATCCATCAGATCATAGGTTTCGATCATTTTCAGCAAAGAAGATTTTCTGAACAGGAACTTCTGACAGATGATGAAAAAAAACTTTGTCATCTGGTTTCAGAACTTAAAACAGGAAGACCTTACCAACAGATTCTCGGAGAAACTGAGTTTTATGGCATGAAGTTCTTTGTGGATGAAAATGTACTGATTCCCCGTCCTGAAACGGAAGAACTGCTGGAGATTGCTATCAGAGAGATTCAACGTTCAAAGTTTAACATTCAGGGATTAAAGATTTTGGATATAGGAACCGGAAGTGGAGTAATTCCTTTGGTTTTAAAGAAACATTTTCCTGAAGCTATAGTTTCATCGATAGATTTTTCTGAAAAAGCATTGAAGACCGCTCAGAGAAATGCAGATTATCATCACCTGGAAATACAATTCATTCATGCTGATTATCTCCATTTTAAACCGGTTGAAAGCTTTGATATCATTATTTCAAATCCACCGTATATAGGCATTGAAGAAGAGATTGAAATTGCAGACTCTGTGAAAGAATTTGAGCCTAAAATGGCTCTTTTCTCCCCCACTTCCGATGCTTTGATCTTTTACAAAAAAATAGCAGAAGATGCTAAAAAGCACTTGAATGAGGACGGGCTTTTGTTCTTAGAAATCAATCAGAAATTAGGTCCGGAAACTCTGGAACTCTATCAATATTTTTCTAACGCTCAATTATTGAAGGATTTATCTGAAAATGACCGGTTCATTTATGGAAGGAAATAA
- a CDS encoding serine hydrolase domain-containing protein, with protein MKTLIWHALVGIFLILSLTSCKQHPQDVVNEYYKKGEFNGSVLIVKDGRMVCDTVLGFRNIEKGLRSDKNTSFYIASLSKAFTAAAIMISEQKGLLKLDDKASQFIELPEYAKDITIRQLLHHTSGISDYESLFSKKGLTNTEVIAWLFSLKNLDFIPDSKFKYSNSGYIILSQIIEKVSGKSYGTLIHEQIITPLKMNNTYVYKSSTIIQNKASGYNQQKKPDDYSILTTGDGGIYSTPEDLYKFDQALRTYILISKENTALMYTPAKLAGGQISNYGFAWFIEDEKEGKTAMHTGGLNGFKALFWRDLQHNSCIIALTNQGEAFPLGNFLHDIKKTIQ; from the coding sequence ATGAAAACTTTGATATGGCATGCCTTGGTTGGTATTTTCCTGATTCTGTCGTTAACATCCTGCAAACAGCATCCTCAGGATGTTGTGAATGAATATTATAAGAAAGGTGAATTCAACGGCTCTGTTCTGATTGTGAAAGACGGCAGGATGGTATGTGATACTGTCCTGGGTTTCCGCAATATTGAAAAAGGGCTCCGGTCTGATAAAAATACTTCTTTTTATATTGCCTCTCTCAGCAAGGCTTTTACTGCGGCAGCGATTATGATTTCAGAGCAAAAAGGTTTGTTGAAGCTGGATGATAAGGCTTCTCAGTTCATTGAACTTCCTGAATATGCTAAAGATATCACTATCAGGCAGCTTTTGCATCATACATCAGGAATCAGTGACTATGAGAGTTTATTTTCGAAAAAAGGATTGACCAATACGGAAGTGATTGCCTGGCTGTTTAGTCTTAAAAATCTTGATTTCATTCCTGACAGTAAGTTTAAATACAGCAACAGCGGATATATCATTCTTTCTCAGATTATCGAAAAAGTTTCCGGGAAATCTTATGGTACTTTGATCCATGAACAGATTATCACTCCTTTGAAGATGAACAATACGTATGTGTATAAATCTTCCACAATTATCCAGAATAAAGCATCAGGATATAATCAGCAGAAGAAGCCTGATGATTATTCAATCTTAACAACTGGTGACGGCGGAATTTATTCTACTCCTGAAGATCTGTATAAATTTGATCAGGCTTTGCGGACTTATATCTTGATCAGTAAAGAAAATACAGCTCTCATGTATACTCCTGCAAAACTAGCTGGCGGCCAGATTTCAAACTACGGGTTTGCCTGGTTTATAGAAGATGAAAAGGAAGGAAAAACCGCAATGCATACAGGTGGCCTGAATGGTTTCAAAGCTTTATTCTGGAGAGATCTGCAGCATAACAGCTGTATTATAGCGCTTACCAATCAGGGAGAAGCATTTCCTTTGGGTAACTTTTTACATGACATCAAAAAAACAATTCAATAA
- a CDS encoding DUF4180 domain-containing protein, with protein sequence MTIESHEINTIKIAEVISDQIIIQSAQDGLDLMGDVYYQGFDKVILYEKNITPEFFDLKTKIAGEILQKFSNYRIGLAIVGDFDKYDSKSLKDFIFESNKTRHINFLKSLENALDNLSK encoded by the coding sequence ATGACTATTGAATCTCACGAAATTAATACGATAAAAATTGCAGAAGTTATTTCTGATCAAATTATCATCCAATCTGCACAGGACGGGCTGGATCTCATGGGAGATGTTTATTATCAAGGTTTTGACAAGGTCATTCTTTATGAAAAAAACATCACTCCTGAATTCTTCGATTTAAAAACAAAAATAGCCGGTGAAATTCTTCAAAAATTCTCGAACTATCGTATCGGACTGGCTATTGTAGGTGACTTCGACAAATATGATAGTAAGAGTCTGAAGGATTTCATTTTTGAAAGTAACAAAACAAGACACATAAATTTTCTAAAATCACTGGAAAACGCATTAGATAATTTATCAAAATAA
- a CDS encoding lectin-like domain-containing protein yields the protein MIKNTSVLQYKRLLFIFSLFIFSQNSKAQNEQGTGYPYFVNFTQGLQPQEAYKVATSGVQNDATFTTDGLRLTRSVNNISGGVILADKIFKSDQGIKFEFEFAIYGGNINGGDGISIFLVDGSIPKEQLNLGYFGGGLGYSFVRGGESTEGLKGAYLGIGLDEFGNFKTSFNQGERVRNGIFGVSLADGRSNVSLRGKRGNQYLSSAEPAGYNGYPLLYSTATNAAPSSSNRSAYLDTATGKYIGIKNTTLQQFSIESGGTTFPLNENDARFRKAYVTLVPNPAGGYNITLEIQHGTVKETVIDNYYYPTSLKYTETTISNSTVRTLDTSAPSTFRIGFAASTGAAKNIHLLRNLGVTRPYAAEVTDDLFAGCPGIKSIYYPLLNDAAYSSAGGQNPPTLSYNNLDFNSFRFLDNNGALIPNITGGVYTNSQGTWTYFPTTGALSFKPAVGFTGVAQVQYDIKGGGSNGTEAPYNKEEYRSLPALVQVNISNTNNCSKACVISNKNVTQKITR from the coding sequence ATGATAAAAAATACCTCAGTTTTACAATACAAAAGGCTTTTATTTATTTTTTCATTATTCATTTTCTCCCAGAATAGTAAAGCACAGAATGAACAGGGAACCGGCTATCCTTATTTTGTAAACTTCACACAGGGATTACAGCCTCAGGAAGCTTATAAAGTAGCAACCAGTGGAGTCCAGAATGATGCCACCTTTACCACAGATGGATTGCGGCTTACCCGAAGTGTGAACAATATTTCGGGAGGTGTAATACTTGCTGATAAAATATTCAAAAGTGACCAGGGAATCAAATTCGAGTTTGAATTTGCTATTTATGGCGGAAACATTAACGGAGGAGACGGTATTTCTATATTCTTAGTAGACGGATCTATTCCTAAAGAGCAGCTTAATCTTGGATACTTTGGTGGAGGATTAGGATATAGTTTTGTACGTGGAGGCGAGTCTACAGAAGGCCTTAAAGGAGCCTATCTTGGAATAGGACTGGATGAATTCGGAAATTTTAAAACAAGCTTTAACCAGGGTGAAAGAGTCAGAAATGGAATTTTCGGCGTATCATTAGCGGATGGACGAAGCAATGTTTCTTTAAGAGGTAAACGTGGAAATCAGTATCTGTCATCAGCTGAACCTGCAGGATACAATGGGTATCCATTGCTTTACAGTACAGCAACCAATGCTGCTCCTTCCAGCAGTAACAGATCTGCTTATCTTGATACTGCAACCGGAAAATATATAGGGATTAAAAATACAACTCTTCAGCAATTCAGCATTGAAAGTGGTGGAACAACCTTTCCTCTCAATGAAAATGATGCAAGATTCCGTAAAGCGTATGTCACATTAGTTCCCAATCCTGCTGGCGGTTACAATATAACCCTGGAAATACAACACGGAACCGTGAAAGAAACAGTGATTGATAATTATTATTATCCAACTTCTCTGAAATATACGGAAACTACAATATCCAACAGTACGGTAAGAACTCTGGATACCTCAGCACCTTCAACTTTCAGAATTGGATTTGCTGCTTCTACAGGAGCTGCTAAAAATATACATTTATTGAGAAACTTAGGGGTTACCAGACCTTATGCTGCAGAAGTAACAGATGATCTGTTCGCGGGATGCCCGGGGATAAAGTCAATTTATTATCCTTTGCTGAATGATGCGGCTTATTCTTCAGCAGGTGGTCAAAACCCGCCAACACTTTCATATAATAACCTTGATTTCAATTCGTTTCGTTTTTTGGATAATAATGGAGCTCTGATTCCGAATATAACTGGTGGTGTTTATACTAACAGCCAGGGAACATGGACCTACTTCCCCACTACCGGAGCGCTTTCTTTCAAACCTGCGGTTGGGTTCACAGGAGTGGCCCAGGTACAATATGATATTAAAGGTGGTGGAAGCAATGGTACTGAAGCTCCTTATAATAAGGAAGAATACAGATCATTGCCGGCATTGGTACAGGTTAATATTTCAAATACAAATAACTGCAGCAAAGCCTGCGTTATTTCCAACAAGAATGTAACCCAGAAAATAACAAGATAA
- a CDS encoding NAD-dependent epimerase/dehydratase family protein, translating into MDQTSVDDPGYKKRDRSMKKVCVTGATGLLGTNVIIKLLQNGYSVIALVRKKSGWLGEENENLKLVEADLSSDLSLLLKEVDCIIHIAAETRQNLISYGEYRKVNYEMTVNLFTHAELAGVKKFLFVSTANTLGYGNTAFRGNEQAPQLYPFTHSLYAQSKLEAEDYLLKNYKNTDVIIVNPTFMIGAYDSKPSSGKIIFWTWKKKLVFYPKGGKNFVHVEDAANGILYAIQYGKTDEKYLLANENLSYKEFFKKVNRITDQNPVMIAIPNRILSFLGLIGDGLRKLKIKTNLSISNMKALQIRNYYSNQKSVEELGIQYQSVDKAIEDAVQYFIENKKTSS; encoded by the coding sequence ATGGATCAAACTTCCGTTGATGACCCAGGCTATAAAAAGAGAGATCGAAGCATGAAAAAAGTGTGTGTAACCGGAGCAACAGGGCTTCTGGGAACTAATGTTATTATTAAATTATTACAAAATGGTTATTCTGTTATTGCTCTGGTGCGCAAGAAAAGCGGCTGGCTGGGCGAAGAAAACGAGAATCTGAAGTTGGTGGAAGCAGATCTTTCATCTGATCTTTCATTGTTACTCAAAGAAGTTGACTGTATCATTCATATTGCAGCGGAAACACGTCAGAATCTCATCAGCTATGGTGAATATAGAAAAGTGAATTATGAAATGACCGTAAATCTGTTTACCCATGCGGAATTAGCAGGTGTAAAAAAGTTTTTATTTGTAAGCACGGCAAACACCTTAGGGTATGGAAATACAGCTTTCCGGGGAAATGAACAAGCGCCGCAGCTTTACCCTTTCACCCATTCACTGTATGCACAAAGCAAGCTGGAAGCTGAAGATTATCTTTTAAAGAACTATAAAAATACAGACGTTATTATCGTTAATCCAACTTTTATGATCGGAGCCTATGACAGCAAACCGAGTTCCGGGAAAATCATCTTTTGGACCTGGAAAAAGAAACTGGTTTTTTATCCGAAAGGAGGGAAGAACTTTGTACATGTGGAAGATGCCGCTAACGGAATTTTATATGCTATTCAATATGGGAAGACTGATGAAAAATATCTCTTAGCCAATGAAAATTTGAGCTATAAGGAATTTTTTAAGAAAGTAAACCGGATTACTGATCAGAATCCAGTCATGATAGCTATTCCAAACAGAATTTTGAGTTTCCTTGGATTGATAGGTGACGGCTTGAGAAAATTAAAAATAAAAACAAATCTCAGTATCTCCAATATGAAAGCTCTGCAGATCCGTAATTATTATTCTAATCAGAAATCAGTAGAAGAGTTAGGTATTCAATATCAATCCGTTGATAAAGCAATTGAAGATGCTGTTCAGTATTTTATTGAAAATAAAAAAACCAGCTCTTAA
- a CDS encoding SDR family NAD(P)-dependent oxidoreductase translates to MDTKESYAVVTGASQGLGKSFAENLARKKINVILVSLPDQNLKEFSHELEELYEVKVHYYETDLSVNNNVMKLTEWLNRSFDIHILINNAGLGGTKKFTEASPDYINTILQVNVTATSLITHQLLPNLLKQPKAYILNVSSMAAFSPIGFKTVYPASKSFIHSFSRGLYEELKDTNVFVSVVNPGAMKTNTDVCKRIEKQGFIGRLTLLNPDKVASYCIRQLFKKDSVIMVNPISWLMMKILPIWIKLPLMTQAIKREIEA, encoded by the coding sequence ATGGATACCAAAGAGTCATATGCTGTAGTCACAGGAGCAAGTCAGGGACTGGGCAAATCATTTGCTGAAAATCTGGCCAGAAAAAAGATCAATGTCATTCTTGTAAGCCTTCCGGATCAGAATCTCAAGGAATTTTCCCATGAGCTGGAAGAGCTGTATGAGGTAAAAGTTCATTACTATGAAACAGATCTTTCTGTTAATAACAATGTCATGAAGCTCACAGAATGGCTTAACCGTTCTTTTGATATTCATATCCTGATCAACAATGCAGGACTTGGGGGTACTAAAAAATTCACAGAAGCCTCTCCGGATTATATCAATACCATTCTGCAGGTTAATGTAACGGCAACCTCTCTGATTACCCATCAGTTGCTCCCCAACCTTTTAAAACAGCCAAAAGCCTATATTTTGAATGTCTCCAGTATGGCGGCCTTTTCTCCTATTGGTTTTAAAACCGTATATCCTGCTTCCAAAAGTTTTATCCATTCATTTTCCAGAGGGCTGTATGAAGAGTTGAAAGACACCAATGTCTTTGTAAGCGTTGTGAATCCGGGTGCCATGAAAACCAATACGGATGTCTGTAAAAGAATAGAAAAACAAGGTTTCATAGGAAGACTGACGCTTTTGAATCCTGATAAAGTGGCATCATACTGTATTCGTCAGCTGTTTAAAAAAGATTCCGTAATTATGGTAAATCCAATCAGCTGGCTGATGATGAAAATTTTACCCATATGGATCAAACTTCCGTTGATGACCCAGGCTATAAAAAGAGAGATCGAAGCATGA
- a CDS encoding helix-turn-helix domain-containing protein: MNTSELNSFIVILIYGSLVLLSLLKLANPLQVNHKANFWFGIFLFLWSTFWLDEVLFLITGTTVEFHSLFFVRCIQFFTPIVFYFSVLFFTNPSFTFKIKNFKFLLFPAAFLLCLILVNLGYESPFEYLSVILILIQALFYTGLSYITIRKHQRKIQQFSSNTEGINLNWLEYIILVLLIVNIIYVIYNLFYDPKSLNFFINTVFLLVIYWVGYYSLKQREIYPLEEKQREELISINEDSDSEEIKRKLISDEELLKIKTSLERLMEIQKPYLDSELNLIRLAEMLSVSTHHLSYVINTGFGKNFFQYVNEFRVEYAQKLLKESNSKLSILGIAYESGFNSKTSFNTTFKKVTGQTPSEFKK; encoded by the coding sequence ATGAACACATCAGAGTTAAACAGTTTCATCGTGATACTTATCTATGGTTCATTGGTTTTGCTTTCTCTGCTAAAGCTCGCCAATCCTTTACAAGTAAACCATAAGGCCAATTTCTGGTTTGGAATATTTCTTTTTCTGTGGTCTACCTTCTGGCTGGATGAGGTTTTGTTTCTCATCACGGGTACGACAGTTGAGTTTCATTCCCTGTTTTTCGTCAGATGTATTCAGTTTTTCACACCCATTGTTTTTTACTTTAGTGTGCTGTTCTTTACCAATCCCTCTTTTACCTTCAAAATCAAGAATTTTAAATTCCTGTTATTTCCTGCAGCCTTTCTGTTATGTCTTATCTTAGTAAATCTCGGTTATGAATCACCGTTTGAATATCTGAGTGTTATTTTGATCCTGATTCAGGCACTATTCTATACCGGACTTTCTTATATTACCATCAGAAAACACCAGCGAAAGATCCAACAGTTTTCTTCCAATACTGAAGGAATCAATTTGAATTGGCTTGAGTATATCATTCTGGTACTTCTTATTGTGAATATCATCTATGTGATATATAATCTCTTCTATGACCCCAAATCACTGAATTTTTTTATCAATACTGTCTTTTTACTGGTGATCTACTGGGTGGGATATTATTCTCTGAAACAAAGGGAAATCTATCCTTTAGAAGAAAAGCAAAGAGAAGAACTGATCTCTATCAATGAAGATTCCGATTCAGAAGAGATAAAGAGAAAGCTCATCTCCGATGAAGAATTACTAAAAATTAAAACCTCACTTGAAAGACTGATGGAAATACAGAAACCTTATCTTGACAGTGAACTTAACCTGATCAGGCTGGCTGAAATGCTCTCTGTTTCTACTCATCACCTGTCTTATGTCATCAATACAGGTTTTGGAAAGAATTTCTTCCAATATGTAAATGAATTCAGAGTAGAATATGCCCAAAAACTTCTGAAGGAATCAAATAGTAAATTATCAATTCTGGGGATTGCTTATGAATCAGGATTCAATTCCAAGACTTCTTTTAATACCACGTTTAAAAAAGTGACGGGACAGACCCCTTCTGAATTCAAAAAATAA
- a CDS encoding rhomboid family intramembrane serine protease, whose product MNIVVLIIMAATCIFSYMGFNNTVLFEKYKFNVGAIANRKEYIRLISSAFLHADFMHLFFNMLSLYFFQGVVISFFGEVGFLILYFGSMILGNLFSLQIYKNQPWYSAIGASGAVSGIIFASIAMAPNEISVNFLPGWLFGTLYFGYSVYMMLNPKQWDNLGHAAHLGGAFFGLVYSIVMHPQLAMSNILFLGIMSLPLIYLGYEIFVRKRIG is encoded by the coding sequence ATGAATATAGTTGTTTTAATTATCATGGCGGCCACATGTATTTTTAGTTACATGGGATTTAACAATACAGTATTATTTGAAAAATATAAATTCAATGTTGGAGCCATTGCAAACCGTAAAGAATATATAAGGCTGATCAGCTCTGCATTTTTGCATGCAGACTTTATGCACTTATTTTTTAATATGCTTTCCCTGTATTTTTTCCAGGGAGTGGTCATTAGTTTCTTTGGTGAAGTAGGATTTTTGATTCTTTATTTTGGATCAATGATTTTAGGAAATTTATTCAGTTTACAGATCTATAAAAATCAGCCTTGGTATTCTGCTATCGGAGCATCAGGAGCAGTTTCGGGAATTATTTTTGCTTCCATAGCCATGGCGCCGAATGAGATTAGTGTCAATTTCTTACCAGGATGGCTATTTGGAACACTGTATTTCGGATATTCTGTATACATGATGCTGAATCCTAAGCAATGGGATAATCTGGGGCATGCAGCCCACCTTGGAGGAGCTTTTTTCGGGCTTGTTTACTCTATTGTAATGCATCCGCAGCTGGCCATGAGCAATATCCTTTTCTTAGGAATCATGTCGCTTCCGTTAATTTATCTGGGATATGAAATTTTTGTAAGGAAACGAATAGGATAA